Genomic segment of Streptomyces brevispora:
TCGCCCGGGCGCTCTTGGTGCGGATCGGCGTAGTACGTGGCGCCGAGCTCCTGGATACGGGCGTACGCCTTGTCGAATTCCGCCTCCGACACAAGGAAGGCGTAGTGCTGCAGCGCGATGGTTCCGGCGGGAGCGGTCGCGAAGTCCAGGGTGACACCGTTGGCCGTGGTGACGGGGACGAACGGGCCCCACTCCGCGCCGACCTCCAACCCAAGGATGTCGGCCAGGAACTCCGCTGAGTCCCGGTTGTCCCGGGAGTGGATGATGGTGTGATTCAACTCGACTGACACTGTGGAATGCCTCCAACGGGCATCTCACGGGCACCTCCACGCCTCACCCGGCCGGTGACCGACGCGCGATGCCGTACTCATGATTCTAGGCGTCGTCCCCCGGACGGTCGAGGCGGCCGGTGACGCGCAACTGCCCGGATCGCGTCCGGGCAGTTGACGGAGGACGGCCTCGCGGTCAGGCCGGGACGGTCGTGGTGGGGTTGTTGACGTCCGTGACGGTGAAGAGTCCGCCGTCCGGATCGAGCAGAGTCGCCTCCCGTGCGTCGGGCCGCGACAGATCCATGACGAGCGAACCGCCCTGCTTCTGCGCCGATGCGACGGCGGCGGCCACGTCGGGGACGGGGAAGTTGACCTGCCAGTGCGGCCGGACCAGCGGATCGGGGGCCGCCTCGACCGCGCCCGAGCTGATCCGCGCCAGCTGACGGCCGCCGCAGGTGACGATCACCTCGTCCTTCGCGTACGACACCTCGCAGCAACCGGGTCGCCCGCTCGCCCAGTCCAGCACCTCGCCGTAGAAGATCGCGGCGTCGAAGGCGTTCCTGGTGTGCAGCCGCAGCCAGGCGTGCGAATGGCCGTCCGGCGCGGGCGGCGAGGTCGCGGGCTCGGTCCGCTCCCAGATGCCGAACCCGGCCCCCTCGCGGTCGGCGGCCAGCGCGCCGCGCCCCTTGCCCAGGGTCAGCGGCCCCACCGCCACCGTGCCGCTGCGCTCACGGATCCGGGAGGCGGCCACATCCGCGTTCTGGACGGCGAAATAGGGCGTCCACGCCACCGCGACGCGGAACGTGGTCGCCACCGCACCGAGACCGGCGACCGGTACGTCGCCGCGGCGGGCGACCGAGAACTCCTGGCCGAGCCTGCCGGGCCGGAAGTCCCAGCCCATCACCGGGCCGTAGAACTTCTGCGCCGACTCCAGGTCCCGGGTCATGAGATTGACCCAGCAGGGGGCCGCGGGCCCGGTCAGAGGCGCGGGCGCGGATGCCGTACCAGAGGTGCTTGCGGTCATGGTCCTACTGCCTTCATGGGGTGTGCGGCAGATGCGCCGGTTGGCTTGCGGGCCTTCACCAGCCTCACCGCGGGCGCCCGCTCCCGCAACACGCGGCGACGCAGGCCGCCGCGTACCCGCCCGCGGACAGCCCGGAACCCAGGCGGTCGGGGCCTGCGCCGCACCGGTCAGTCGCGCTTCTCGTCAGTCTCGGGGCGGACGATGTCGTGCCCGTGCTCACCGAGCTCGTACGGGGAGAGCCCGCGGCCGTCGGGCGGGAAACTGTCGTCGGCGTGGACGTCGCGCTCCTCGACGTGGGCGCGGTGGTCCGGCACCACCGGCTGCTCCTCGGGCCGGGGCGGCGGCGGATCCTGGGCGCGCCGTCGTTTTCCGAGCCACACGGCACCGATCAGCAGGGCCACCAGGATCACTCCGACAACGGCCATCACCACCCCGGCCGCGCCCCGTCCGTCCGCGAGGGTGAGGGCCAGGGAATTCAGGGCTCCATGCGATACGTCCATGCATGCCGGATACCCCGGGACACGGCCGTCAGTCGAAATAAAGGTCGAATTCATATTTAAGTGGATATCTGAGTAGAAAGAGTTTGATCGGCGCGAGCCCGGTCGCGGCCCGCATCCGCGCGCCGGCGGGGCCGCTCATGTCGCAGACACCCGGTCGCGGGGAGAGCCTGGAGATGACCCCTTCGGAAGGAACCGCGGTGAACAGCACACAGGAAGCGCATACGGAGGAGAACCGGCAGGGCGGGGAGGTGTCGGTGGTCCTCAGCGGGTGCGCGAAGGGCGACGCGGGCACGGTTTTCGACGTGCTGCGAGCCGCATTCGCCACCGACCGGGCCTCGGTCGATGTGCCGCAGGACGTCGCGGGCAGGCAGCCCACCGCCTGGGTCGCGACCGTCGATGTGACCGAGGAGCGGGTGTTGTCGGGGCCCGTGCGGCTCGGCGCGCCCGTAACGGTCGATGTACAGGGCGGCTACTGGGCGGTCGAACGGCTCAGGCGGAGCCTGACGGGCGCCTTCGCGGTCCAGGTCGTTGGCACCGTCTCCGGGGACCAGGAGGAGGAAGTGCGGCTGCGGCTGTCGAGCGAGTAGGCCGCCCGGCAAGGAACGTGAATCCGATCGAAACGCGAGTCCGGTCGGAAGAAGAGAAAGCGACCGTGGGCGATGCGCCCAAGTGCGTGGTTCCCACCACCCGGCGGGAGTGGCGGCAGGCGAGATCGGCATCGTCGGTGCGGCGGCGGCGATCGCCGATGCCGTCCGGCGCGCCACCGGTGCCGGGCCGCACACCCTCCCGCTCACCCGGACCGACTGCTGCCGCACCTGCCCTGAGGGGTGAGGCGCCGACCGGGGTCGGGTGGCACCCCTTCCAGGGGTGAATACGCAGGTCAACGTGGGTGTGTGGTCGGATGTGTTGCGCAACCGGCTCTGCCGGGTCACCCTATGGAGTGACCCAGAAGTGACATCTGCTCACTCTTTGCATTCGGGGGTCGTTGGTTCAACGGGGCGAAGCATGTGGGCCTCGATGTGAGGAGCCTCGACGATGACCGTTCCACTCGACCGGCACTATCTGGTCGAACTCCAGGTTTCGACAGAGCGCGTTTCCCAGCTGCGGCGGATCGTCGCCGCGCATCTGCGCCACTGGAGTCTCGAACTTCACATCCGGCCCGTGTGCCGTGCTGTGGAGGAGCTGCTGACCAACGTCCAGCGGCACGTCGGTGACGACAACACCTGTGTCCTCGAAATCCGCTGGTCCGGCCGGCACCTCACGGTCTCCGTCGCCGACAACGGCGCCGAGATGCCGCGGCTGCTCCACGAGGGCGGCGGCCTCAGCCGGGTGATGGCCCTCAGCGACAGCTGGGGCACCTGTCGGACCACCGAGGGCAAGGTCGTCTGGTTCACCCGGTACGCACAGGAGCCGCAGCACATCGAACGGGTGCCGCTTCCGCCGCTGCCCGGAGTGCGCGAGTTCCGCCGTCCGCCGGCCGTGGTCACGGACTTCCCCGCGGCCACGCCCGCCCGGACCGACGACCACACCCACACCCCCGCCCTCGTCTGAGGCGCGCGGCACGGAGCGGAGCCGTGCGGCCCTTCGGCTGCCGCCCCGTACCCCGTACCCGACGCCTCTCTGTCCCCGTAGTCCTCCCTCCCGTCGCGGTCCAGGCATGCGCATCGCATTCCTGGACCGCGACGGGAGGGAGTGTGTGTGTGGGGGCCCGCGTTGCACCACCGTGCTCGGCGCGGCACGGTCGAAGTACCGAGGCGTCGAAGTACCTAGGCAAGGAGGCCACAGTCATGCCCATCGCGACGGTGAACCCCGCGAACGGCGAGACGCTCAGGACGTTCGACGCCCTGGGAGCGGACGAGATCGAGCGGCGGCTCGCCGCGGCTGACAGCACCTTCCGGGAGTACCGCACCACCCGGTTCGGCGAACGGTCCCGTCTGATGAACCGGGCCGCGGACCTCCTCGACGAGGACCGGCAGGACATCGCCCGCACCATGACCCTGGAGATGGGTAAACCGGTCAAGGCGGCCCGCGCGGAGGCCGCGAAGTGCGCGAAGGCCATGCGCTGGTACGCGGCCCACGCCGAGGGACTCCTCGCCGACGAGCACCCCTCGCCCGCCGACGTCGAGGACTCCGGTGCCTCCCGCGCCTACGTCCACTACCGCCCGCTGGGCACCGTGCTCGCCGTGATGCCGTGGAACTTCCCGCTCTGGCAGGTCGTACGGTTCGCGGCGCCCGCTCTCATGGCGGGCAACACGGGGCTGCTGAAGCACGCGTCGAACGTGCCGCAGACCGCGCTCTACCTGGGGGATCTGTTCCGCAGGGCCGGATTCCCGGCCGGCTGCTTCCAGACCCTGCTGGTGGGCTCCGGAGCGGTCGAGGCGATCCTGCGCGACCGCCGGGTGGCCGCGGCCACGCTGACCGGCAGCGAACCGGCCGGCCGCGCGGTCGCCGCCGTAGCGGGCGACGAGGTGAAGCGGACCGTTCTGGAGCTGGGCGGCAGCGACCCGTTTCTCGTCCTGCCCTCGGCCGACGTCGCCAGGGCCGCCCGCACCGCCGTCACCGCCCGGGTCCAGAACAACGGGCAGTCCTGCATCGCCGCCAAGCGGTTCATCGTGCACACCGAGGTGTACGAGGAGTTCGCCGAACGCTTCACCGTGGGCATGCGCGACCTGACCGTCGGTGACCCGCTGGAGGAGTCCACCGACGTCGGCCCGCTCGCCAGTGAGCAGGGCCGCACCGACCTGGAGGAACTCGTCGACGACGCCGTACGGCAGGGCGCGGGCGTCCTGTGCGGCGGCGGCCGGCCCGAGGGCCTGAGCGGCGGTCTGGAGCATGGCTGGTTCTACGCCCCGACCGTGCTCACCGGCATCACGCCCACCATGCGGATCCACCACGAGGAGACCTTCGGTCCCGTCGCCACCCTGTACCGGGTGAACAGCCTCGACGAGGCGGTGGAGCTCGCCAACGACACCCCCTTCGGGCTCAGTTCCAACGTATGGACCCGCGACGCCGAGCAGAGCCGGCGCTGCGTGCGCGATCTGGAGGCGGGCGGGGTCTTCTTCAACGGGATGACGGCGTCGCACCCCGCGCTGCCGTTCGGCGGGGTGAAGCGCTCCGGCTACGGCCGTGAGCTCGCCGGACACGGCATCCGCGAGTTCTGCAACGCCACGACGGTCTGGTACGGACCGGAGCCGCGCTGACCGCAGGCGCCGAGGCCACGCGCGGCAGGGGCCCGGACGGATGCCTCCGATGCATCCGTCCGGGCCCCTGCCGCGCCCACCCTGTGGCAAACGGTGCCGGGTCGCCGCGATGGGCTCAGTAGCGCAGCGTCGCCGCGATCCGCCCGTGCTCCTTCAGCGAGTCGTCCGCGACGAACACCACGTCGGCCCCGCTGTCCAGCGCCGCCTCGACCAGCTCGTCGACGATGTCCTCGCGGACCTTCTCGTCCGCGAGGTCCACGGCGTCCCCGGTCACCGGCTCCAGGTGCTCCTGGGCGACCCGGACCGTCTGCTGGTAGTGCTCCTCCACCGCCACCAGCCCGGCACGCGCCTCCCGCACGGCGGCCCACACCTCGTCGAGACCACCGGCGAAGGCCCGACGGCCGCGTGCCTCGTCCAGCTTGCCGTCGATCTCCGCGGTGAAACGCTTCTGCCTGGCCTCCAGCGCGGGCTGCAACTCGGTGAGCAGATCGCTGGGCGTCGTGTCGGCGGGCGCGCCCTTGGTGACCCGCCCGGCCGCGGCCAAGGTGCTCTCACCGACGTCGTCCAGCAGTGCGAGTGCGGGGGCGAGGCCGACCAGGTACAGCGGGCGCGGGTCCGTGGCCAGGACCCCGCGCAGCTTCTCGTCCACCGTGCGCAGGAACTGGCGGGTCTCCTCGTCGCTGAAGGTGCTCGGGGTGTCGCCGATCCGCTCCTCGCGCTGTGGGTTGGGTGCCTCGCGCGGAGCCGTCAGCGGGAAGCCGCCGATGTGCTCCTCGTGCGCGGTCTCGGCCGTGCCGCTGAACAGCGACGCGTGGTCGGCGGAGACGGTGAGTGCCCAGAACGGCTGGGCCTGGGCCTTCGCCGCGACCAGGTTGCGGGTCAGGTAGGTGTCGCTGAGCACCACTCGTTCGGGTGCTGTGCGGGGGAGTTGCCAGATCTGGTACTCGTCCGCCGTCGCGAGGATGACCAGCGCGTCCAGGGCCCGGCGCGGATCGACCTCGGCTACCGCCCGGTCGAGTTGCTGCTTGATGGCGGTCCGGACCTCGCGGTCGACCTTGGGGTCGGCATCGAGCCGGCTGCCCGCGGCGGCTACCAGATTGCGCAGCCGGACGGCGTCCTGGGCGTTGTCCGGTGCGCGGCGGTGCGTCGGCATGGTCAGGGACAGGGCGGGATAGGGCTTGGTCGCCCGGAGCTCCTGCAGGAGACCGGCGGTCAGTGCGTCCGTGTCCATCTGTTCCCTCCCGGGGATTTGGCGTGCTGCCGTGCGAAGCGGGTGATTCGACGAGTCAATTCATACCGTTTGATCATAATATGGGCGAATTGGTGATCCCGGTCCAGGAGGTACGCGCGATGTCCACGCCCACTGTGTGGAAGTTCCAGTCCGCCGAAGGCGCGGAGACGGTGGAGGCGACACTGATCTCCCTTCAGAAGGAGGGGCTGATCAAGATCCTGGACGCCGCGGTGGTGAGCTGGCCCGCGGACCGGTCGAAGCCGCGGACGAAGCAGCTGCTCAACCTGGTCGGCGCGGGTGCGCTGAGCGGCACGTTCTGGGGAATGCTCTTCGGTCTGATCTTTCTGATGCCGCTGCTGGGCGCCGCCATCGGTGCGGCGGCCGGGGCGCTCGGCGGAAAGCTGGCCGATGTCGGCATCGACGACGAGTTCATCGCCGAGGTCAAGGAGAAGGTCACGCCGGGAACTTCGGCGCTGTTCCTCCTCACCATGAACGAGGTGCCCGACCGCATCAGCGCGGCGTTCCCGGGCGGCGGCGCCGAGCTGCTCCACAGCAATCTGGACACCGGTAGCGAGGCCCGGCTCCGCGACATCTTCGGAGAGGACGAGGCATGACCCCTCGGGAGGGCGCCCGGCGTCGGCGCCCTCCCGCCGAACGCCTCGCCTGTTCCTTCGTGCCCCTTTCCTTCGTACTCCCTTCGTACTCCTTTCGTAATTCCGAGCAGACGGAGAGTCCGTGAACCAGCCCAGCCCCTTGCGGCGCGCCCTCGGCCGCCGTGCAGCCCGCAGCCTGCCCCCCGCCGTACTGGCCGCGGTGATCGTCGCCGGTACCGCCGCCTGCGGTAGTTCCGACACCTCCTCGCCGGGCACGGCCAGAAGCACCCGTACGGTGTCCGAGGAACCGGCCGTGTCCCCGAAAGCCTCCCAGAGCCAACGCTCCCACGAGGACTTCGCGGCCTCGGTCTCCGCCGAGGCGGAGCGCAACCGGCAGAAGGCCGTCGCGACGCTCAAGGGCGTGAAAGGGAAGGGCAACGCGATCGGGGACGTCTCCGTCAGCGGCCTCGCGGTGGAGCCCTCCGAACAGTTCCGCAGCGCCCTCGTCCGGGTGACCAACCCCACCGACAAGGCGGCCTTCTACGCGGTCCGGGTGGATTTCGTCGACTCCTCCGGCAAGGCCCTGGACTCCGTGGTGCTCGGCTTCGCCGACGCCCCGCCCGGCCGTATGGTCAGTCAGCATGCCAACAGCCGCAAGGCCGCGGGTGTCAAGACGTTCCCGCGCATCGTCCAGGCCGAGCGCGGCTGACGGTCGGGACCACGGTGAACGCCGCCACTGACGCGGTCACGGACGCACTGCGTGACCTCCACTCCCGGTTCGCCGGGATCGACGACGGTGAACTCGCCGACTACATACCGCAGTTGGCCCTCGTCGACCCCGAAGCCTTCGGGCTGGCCCTGATCAGCATGGACGGTCACCGGTACGGCGCGGGGGACGCCGGTGTCCCGTTCACCATCCAGTCCGTGTCGAAACCGTTCGTCTACGCCCTGGCCCTGTCCGTCCTGGGAATCGACGAGGTGTCCCGCTGGGTGAACGCCGAGCCCAGCGGCGAGGCGTTCAACGCCATCAGCCTGGAACTGGGCACCGGACGGCCGGACAACCCCATGGTCAACGCGGGCGCCATCCTCACGACCGCCCTGATCCCCGACACTCCCGGCGCTCCGCGATTCGGGCGCATCCTCGACTGTCTGAGCCGGTTCGCAGGGCGGATGCTGGACGTCGACGAGCAGGTGTACTTCTCCGAGGTGGTCGCGGGGGACCGCAATCGCGCCCTGGCCTATCTGATCCGCAGCACAGGACCGCTGCCCGTGGACCCGGTGGCGGCGGTGGAGACGTACTTCCGCCAGTGCTCGGTACGGGTCACGGCAATGGACCTCGCCGCGATGGCGGCGACCCTGGCGAACGGCGGCGTCAACCCGCTCACCGGGGACACGGTGGTCACGGAACCCGTTGCCGTCCGGGTGCTGGCCGTGATGGCGACCTGCGGGATGTACGACGCCTCGGGGGACTGGCTGCTCCGAGTGGGGCTGCCGGCCAAGAGCGGGGTGTCCGGCGGCCTGATCGCGGCGGGACCCGCCCGGTTCGGCCTGGCGTCGTACAGCCCACTCCTCGACCCGACCGGGACCTCCGTACGCGGCCACCGGGCGATCGGAGCGCTGTCGGAACGGCTCGGCCTGCACCTCATGCACAATCCGGCCCCGGCGGGGTCCACCGTCACCCTGGTCACCACCGCCGACGACCTGCCCTCCGCGCCGAAGGCGGAGCGGGAGCGCGCCCGGCGCGAGCGGGTGGCGGTCGTCGCGGCCCAGGGCGCTCTGGACTTCACCGCGGCGGAGCGGGTGCTGTACGCCCTGGACGAGGCGGACTCGCGGGAGGCCGTCGCCGTGGTCCTGGACCTGCTCCGGGTGACGGACGTCGGCACCGTGGCCCGTGCGATGCTGCGCAGCGGATTCGCCGGGCTCACGGCCGGCGGCCGGCGCACCGCGGTGGTCGACCCGGCCGGCCGGCTCCGGGAACCGGGCGACGAAGTCGTGGCTCCGTGGTGCTTCGCCACCCGTGAGGAGGCGGTCGCCTGGTGCATCAGGGAACCGGGCGGCTGAGCCGCACTGCATGGGCGCGGCGACCGGCACCACGAGCAGGGTCACCGCCATGTACCGGACCAGTACCGCCGGCCCGGACTTCCGGTGGCGTGGCCGCCGAAGCGGCGGCCGCCCGGCCCCGTCACCATCAGGCCGGCGACGTCGCCACCCGGGTGAGCGGGGCGGCCGCCGCGGCGACGGCCACGCCCGTCAGCACCGGCCGGACGGAGATCCGAGGGGGCTACCAGATGGCGCCCACCCACTCGGGGTGGTCTATGAACGGGTTCCGGTTGTGCTGGTACTGGTTGAATATGACGTCGTTGCGCCGCTTCTCGAAGGTGTCCGGCGGGTCCTCCTGGCTCCACGCCTTCAGTACGGAGAGCCGGCCGATGTGCGGTGCGGAGCCGTTCGACACCTGGTCGTTGGGTTCGAGATCGGCGAAGGAGTCGTCGCCCTCGTACCGCACCGCCATGTAGAGGATCATGCGAGCGACGTCGCCCTTGACGGCGTCGCGCGGTTCGAAGGAGTCGCTGTCCGTGTAGTTGCCGGGAGCCCCGCTCACCTGGCTGCCGCCGCTGTCGAAGTCCTTGTTGCCGCGGATGGAGTTGACCGACACGTCCGCCGGGCGCAGATGGTGGATATCGGTGCCCGGGCCGGTGGCCGTGCCGAAGTCGCCGTGGGACTTGGCCCAGACGTGCTCACGGTTCCACTGGCCGACGCCGCCGCCGTTGTCGCTCTTGGGCTCGGAGCGGCCGGAGTAGAGAAGGATCACGTTCGAGGAGTTCGACGGGTCCTGGTCCGTGGCCTTGAGCGCGTCCCAGACCTGGCTGTAGGTGAGCTTGGACTGGTCGCTGATGATTGTGTGCAGGGCGCCCTTGAGCGCGGTGCCGGTCTTGCCGAGCGCGCCCTGGTAGTACGTGTCGTCCAGCGCGCCGAGCGAGGTGGCGGCGGCCGCCGGGGCCCGCGGGGTGTCGGCCGGTGCGGCCGCTGCAGTGCCGGTGAGCGCAGCGAAGGCGGCGAGCGTGGCCAGCAGAGGGCGCCGGTAGGGAAGGTGACGACGGGACATGTGGGGTGTCCTCTCCGGAAACTACGTGCACCGCGGCGCCGACGCAGGGTGGGGGCGGCTCCGCGGTGGTCGTGGGGTACGTGGTCAGCGGGAGCCTTCCACACGCAACGTTGCCCAGGTGTGAACGCTGCGTACCTATCATGTGCAGGTCAAGTGAGGGGTCGGTTCCGGGGTGGCCGGACGTTGCGGCAGGGCATCGGATGCGCTCCCGTCGGTGCGGGGCGAGAATTGCCGCAAGGACGAGGAGGCGGCATGAGCGACGAGCCCGAATCCGTATCCGTAAGGCGGGGAGTGACCCCCGACAGCCTCTTGCACACCGGAGCGACCGACGATCCGTCGCCCGAGGACCTGGTGCTCGCCTCCGGGCGGGACCTGACGCCGCACACTCTCGAGTGGGCGCGGCGCAGGCTGGCGAGTGAGGGCCGGGCGGCCCTCGACAAGCGGCTGCCGTAGCCGTTGTTCCGTGTCGCGGCGGGGGAGTGCGGTCGCTCCTCACCGCCGCGGCGGCCGGAAGTGTGCGGGTGTATCCCGCTGCTCGGTTAGCCTGAACGCACAATGAACCGTTTGACGACGTCAGGGGCCGGTTACGACCTCGCCCGATTCCCCGAGGACCCCCGCGACCCCTTCCGTGCCTGGGACGCGGCCGACGAATACCTGCTGCGGCACCTGGACGGGATCGACGGAGCCGAACCGGTCGACCTGTCCGGCAGCGTCGTCGTGGTCGGCGACCGCTGGGGCGCACTGAGCACGGTCCTGGCCGGCCACCGTCCCGTACAGATCACCGACTCCTACCTCGCGCAGCGGGCGACCGCGGCGAACCTGGAACGCAACGGGGCCGGCGCGGACGCCGTACGCCTGCTGTCGGCGCGCGACGCCCCGCCGGACCGGATCGACGTCCTGCTCGTACGGGTGCCCAAGAGCCTCGCGCTCCTGGAGGACCAGCTGCACCGGCTCGCGCCCGCCGTCCACTCCGGCACCGTGGTCGTCGGCACCGGGATGGTGAAGGAGATCCACACCTCCACCCTCAAGCTGTTCGAGCGGATCATCGGCCCCACCCGCACCTCGCTCGCGGTCAAGAAGGCCCGGCTCATCCACTGCACACCGGAACCGGCCCCGGCCCGCACCCCCAGCCCCTGGCCCCACCGGTACGAGCTGCCCGCCGACGTCGGGGCCGTCGCCGGGCGGACCGTCGTCAACCACGCCGGGATCTTCTGCGCGGAGCGGCTCGACATCGGCACCCGCTTCTTCCTGAAGCACCTGCCCGGGCGTAGCGGCGCCGAGCGGGTCGTCGACCTCGGCTGCGGGAACGGGGTCCTCGGACTGGCCGCCGCGCTCGCGAACCCCGAGGCCGCGCTCACTTTCATCGATGAGTCGTATCAGGCGGTCGCCTCGGCCGAGGCGACCTTCCGCGCCAATGCCGGCGCCGACGCCGAGGCCCGTTTCGTCGTCGGCGACGGAATGGCCGGCACCGCGCCCGCGAGCGTCGACCTGATCCTCAACAATCCGCCGTTCCACTCCCACCAGGCCACCACGGACGCGACCGCCCGGAACATGTTCCACGGCGCGCGGGCCGCGCTGCGCCAGGGCGGCGAGCTGTGGGTCGTGGGCAACCGGCATCTCGGTTACCACACCCAGCTGCGCCGGACGTTCGGCAACTGCACCACGGTGGCGGGCGACCCCAAGTTCGTGGTGCTGCGCGCCGTCAAGCGCTGACACCGGCCGTCCGGGGGCCGCGTGCCCCTTCCGGATTCTTGCAACGCGTTCTACTGTGTGCGCCGCCGCACACGGGCGACGCGACCGCGAGACTCCTGGAGGGGCCGTGCACCTCGAATACACGCCTGAGCAGCAGCAGTTGCGCGCCGAACTGCGCACGTACTTCGCCGCTCTGGTCCCCGACAACGCCTACGCCCGTTACGCCGACCCCATGGCGCAGAAGCGCTTCTACCGGGAGACCATCCGACGCCTGGGCGCCGACGGCTGGCTCGGCGTCGGCTGGCCCACGGAGTACGGCGGGCGCGGCCTGTCGCCGATGGAACAGTTCATCTTCTTCGACGAGGCCGCGCAGGCCGGCGTACCGCTGCCGCTGATGGCCCTCAACACCGTCGGTCCGACGATCATGCAGTTCGGCACCGATGAGCAGAAGGCCTACTTCCTGCCCAAGGTCCTCGCCGGGGAGATCGACTTCGCGATCGGCTACAGCGAACCCGACGCGGGCACCGACCTCGCCGCCCTGAAGACCCGGGCGGTTCGCGACGGCGACACGTACGTCGTCAACGGGCAGAAGATCTGGACGACCAACGGCGACACCGCCGACTGGGTCTGGCTCGCCGCCCGCACCGACCCGGACGCCCCGCCGCACAAGGGCATCACCATGCTCCTGGTCCCGACATCCGACCCGGGCTACTCCTGCACGCTGATCAACACTCTCGCCTCCCACGACACCACCGCCAGCTACTACGAGAACATCCGCGTCCCCGTCTCCCACCGGGTCGGCGAGGAGAACAAGGGCTGGCGGCTCATCACCAACCAGCTCAACCACGAACGCGTCACGCTGGCCGCCCACGGCACCATGGCCATCCGCGCCCTGCACAACGTCCGCCGCTGGGCCGCCGACACCAGGCTCGCTGACGGCCGCCGCGTCATCGACCTCGGCTGGGTGCGCGCCCGCCTCGCCCGCACCCACACCCGCCTCGACGCCATGAAGCTGCTCAACTGGCAGATGGTGTCCGCCGTCCAGCACAACACCCTCACCCCGCACGACGCCTCCGCCGTCAAGGTCTACGGCTCCGAGGCGCGCCGCGACGCCTACGCCTGGCTCATGGAGGTCGTCGGCTCGGCCGGCCCGCTCAAGGAGGGCTCGGCAGGCGCCGTCCTGCACGGCGAACTGGAACGCGGATACCGCTCCGCCGTGATCTTCACGTTCGGCGGGGGGAACAACGAGATCCAGCGGGAGATCATCTCCTGGATAGGCCTCGGGATGCCCCGAGTTCGGCGCTGAGGGAGTGCCCCCAGGGGTTCGTCAAGAGAGACCGGGCGGTGCGACTGAGTTCGGGAGAGCTGGGACAGTCCGGATTCTGCATACTGGGCATCGGTTGTCTGCGGGGAGAGCTGATGAGCGCTTGGTCAGAGGTTGGATGGCGTCTGGTCTTCGGGATCGCCACCTTGGTGGTGACGTTCAACTACCGCAATGTTGCCTCGCGAGTCCATGGCGGAGGCGGTCGCCGTCGACGGCGACCGCATCGTGCCGGGAGCGTCCCCGGCGCCGGACGACCAGCTCATGGGCGAGGCCGCGGCGGCGCTCGTCCGCCAGGAGCCCTACGAGCGGATCGAGGACTGGC
This window contains:
- a CDS encoding endonuclease I family protein — encoded protein: MSRRHLPYRRPLLATLAAFAALTGTAAAAPADTPRAPAAAATSLGALDDTYYQGALGKTGTALKGALHTIISDQSKLTYSQVWDALKATDQDPSNSSNVILLYSGRSEPKSDNGGGVGQWNREHVWAKSHGDFGTATGPGTDIHHLRPADVSVNSIRGNKDFDSGGSQVSGAPGNYTDSDSFEPRDAVKGDVARMILYMAVRYEGDDSFADLEPNDQVSNGSAPHIGRLSVLKAWSQEDPPDTFEKRRNDVIFNQYQHNRNPFIDHPEWVGAIW
- a CDS encoding acyl-CoA dehydrogenase family protein, which encodes MHLEYTPEQQQLRAELRTYFAALVPDNAYARYADPMAQKRFYRETIRRLGADGWLGVGWPTEYGGRGLSPMEQFIFFDEAAQAGVPLPLMALNTVGPTIMQFGTDEQKAYFLPKVLAGEIDFAIGYSEPDAGTDLAALKTRAVRDGDTYVVNGQKIWTTNGDTADWVWLAARTDPDAPPHKGITMLLVPTSDPGYSCTLINTLASHDTTASYYENIRVPVSHRVGEENKGWRLITNQLNHERVTLAAHGTMAIRALHNVRRWAADTRLADGRRVIDLGWVRARLARTHTRLDAMKLLNWQMVSAVQHNTLTPHDASAVKVYGSEARRDAYAWLMEVVGSAGPLKEGSAGAVLHGELERGYRSAVIFTFGGGNNEIQREIISWIGLGMPRVRR
- a CDS encoding methyltransferase, giving the protein MNRLTTSGAGYDLARFPEDPRDPFRAWDAADEYLLRHLDGIDGAEPVDLSGSVVVVGDRWGALSTVLAGHRPVQITDSYLAQRATAANLERNGAGADAVRLLSARDAPPDRIDVLLVRVPKSLALLEDQLHRLAPAVHSGTVVVGTGMVKEIHTSTLKLFERIIGPTRTSLAVKKARLIHCTPEPAPARTPSPWPHRYELPADVGAVAGRTVVNHAGIFCAERLDIGTRFFLKHLPGRSGAERVVDLGCGNGVLGLAAALANPEAALTFIDESYQAVASAEATFRANAGADAEARFVVGDGMAGTAPASVDLILNNPPFHSHQATTDATARNMFHGARAALRQGGELWVVGNRHLGYHTQLRRTFGNCTTVAGDPKFVVLRAVKR